In Corylus avellana chromosome ca8, CavTom2PMs-1.0, the genomic stretch ACCAAGTTTATGTACTTGGTTCTTGTCTTCGACAGGTGATTGTCAACCATCTTTGCATACCTTCGAAACAAATCGTCCATTATTTCTCTTCCAAAATGAGATTCCAGCATTGACTCAACCACCGCCCGTATCGTCTTCGCCACGCGCTGCCCACTTGATATTGTTTCAATTGTGTTGCACACGTCTACGCCTCCGTCCCAATCAATCTCAAACGCTTCCTGGCGGTCCATGATGAATGATCCCTCTTTCTGTATCTCTAACCTTACTTCTTCAGCACATGGAGCGTAGTAGGGGGCGTTGAAAGTATCAACCTTTTCCTCTGGGATTAGACCCTGCAATTAAGCAAATAAgtaattagtttatttattaGAAACCCTTCAACTAATTTTATACTTTTGTTAACCCCAACCGGTTCCCTTGAGTGGTAATTAATAGGGTTGTCAAAAATTATTGGGGAACTGGAATCGGAACCGGAAAACTGGGAGACCagggacccggttccggttccggttgcaaaaaaaaaaaaaaaaaccgggacccTGGTTTtggttccggtcccggtttttggcactcggtaaaaaccgggaaaccgaaactgggtgcatatatatatatatatatatatatatactgtttttAGCCACTTAAGGATTCACTTCACAATTCACGCCTCTCTTCTTCCTTATCCAGCCGTCGCTCTCTAACACACAcacagtctctctctctctctctctctctgtgtgtctTTTTGTCcatacataatacatatatgtattggCATTGAATTTTTGGTGCGCAGATTTTGGCGAAGCAGGTGTTGACAGTGGCTAAGGCGGTTGAGGAGAAGCTGGAAGAGGAGATATCGGCACAAGATCAGAAGGACATGGACGATCTGGAGGGAGAGGAGTTTAGAGTTGTGGGTTTTCTGGGTTTTGCTGGGTTTTATTGAGGGAGAGGAGCTTTGGGTTgtgggttttttgggttttgctgAGTTTTGCTGAGGTAAAGGAGTTTTGGGTTGTGGGTTTTCTAGGTTTTGCTGGGTTTTGCTGAGGGAGAGGAATTTTTGTGGCTGGGTCCGGCAAGAGAGTTGCCGGAGAAGGTGACCGTGGGTCATGACAAACATTGTTCTTAAAAAACCAGTTACCGGACTGGATAATACCGAAATCGGCCGGTAATCGGGACCCTGGTTCCCAGTTTCGATTACCCAAAACCCGGAACCTGGGTACTCGGGTTCCCGTCTCctgttttggccaaaaaccaagAAACAGAACCAGATTgactagtaattaattaagttattgAGTCTGGGTGGATCATGAAGCATCGAGTCTAAAATTGCATCGTTTGAGAGTACTattatggttttaaaaatttgcaatttgaaaaaatttcaaataacaGGGTAATTAAGAGGgggcaattttaaaaacacacaattttaaatgtcataaaattatgattttatcaaacatttaacttagtttttaaaaattgtctaTTAAAATTGCAAGTCCAAACATATCCGAAGGTGCGATGCTACTGTTCACACGTCATCGTTAACCCTATTTGTAGTCTCATAATTTTTTGCCATTTCAAAAACGACGTTACTCCCGTGTCACCAACCTATTAATGATGTTTTTTGTCCTAAAAATGTCACTAAGGAGtagttattaaatattgaattttttgtagtgtatatatatatatatacctctgaGACCATGCTCATGAGTGCATGTGCAAGAAGTTCCCAGTGATGGCAACTTTCTTCAGTTGTAGGATCCATAGAACTTCTTCCCATCAACGACAACACAATACGTCCTCCCAGAACTACTTCTTCCGAACGTGATTTCAGAAACACAGAAAAATCCTTGTGGAATTGCTGAGAGTATGAGTCTAAGACGCTTTGTGGGCTGCTCTTAGATATGTAAACCTTCCCCTTGTTTATAGCCACGCTAGCCTTGCTGTCCAGCCTAGGAGGTACCTGTACGTACGTAATTAACCATCAATATTATGTGTAATATTATTCAAGAGTACAAATATAACAAATGGGCAAAGTTTTTATCTAactttgtctattaatttaccGTGTGCTTAAAATGTAtgtgagaataaaaaaatacgGTGACACAGTCAAAAATCATAACCTAAACAGAAAGCTTGATTATAACGTCTCAACTGGTAAAAAGCCTTAATTTATGGCGCAAAATCCGCTTGCAAATTACGCAGGGGTAATTGTTTCAGGTCAACGCCTTTAAATTAGATTATAACAACCGTTGACGTTAATTAACTGCCCTTTCTTTAATTTGCTTTATGGTGGAGGATGATGCATCATGCATGGCATGCATAGataattaatggaattaattacATGCTATATGTATAACCTGGGAGAGCCAATGAAGgctggaggaagagtgcacaaAGTGCAGGCTCTTGCTCGGAAACAATCTACCGTAGAAAGAACCCGGCACACCGGAAATGAAACAGGCCCCAAGACCGCCGGTACccatattttccttctttttgttgTAGAAAGCTGGCAAGGAGACAAAGATGTCATTGAAATCATTGCTATAAAGATCATTCAAGGAGATTCTGAGCTCCGGCGGAGGGCGACCCAGGTGGCAGCATTTGGAATATATGACATCTATTATCTCTGAGATCACTGATAAGGCGTTGGGTCCGGACGAGCAACCCAAGTCGGCAATGCCCATGCTCTCCGGCCAATTTGTGATCAACACTTGAATTATGGCTTCCTCGGTAACTGGCGCTGCGATGGATATTATCTTGCTCTACAAAATTAAGTGTACATAAGAATCAACACCACATTACCAATCAAAATCtatgtttctatatatata encodes the following:
- the LOC132191046 gene encoding probable jasmonic acid carboxyl methyltransferase 2 produces the protein MEVAQVFHMNKGAGETSYAKNSSVQSKIISIAAPVTEEAIIQVLITNWPESMGIADLGCSSGPNALSVISEIIDVIYSKCCHLGRPPPELRISLNDLYSNDFNDIFVSLPAFYNKKKENMGTGGLGACFISGVPGSFYGRLFPSKSLHFVHSSSSLHWLSQVPPRLDSKASVAINKGKVYISKSSPQSVLDSYSQQFHKDFSVFLKSRSEEVVLGGRIVLSLMGRSSMDPTTEESCHHWELLAHALMSMVSEGLIPEEKVDTFNAPYYAPCAEEVRLEIQKEGSFIMDRQEAFEIDWDGGVDVCNTIETISSGQRVAKTIRAVVESMLESHFGREIMDDLFRRYAKMVDNHLSKTRTKYINLVVSFIRVDKIEG